Proteins from one Candidatus Methylomirabilis tolerans genomic window:
- a CDS encoding glucokinase, which translates to LVGARRHVPLQGTFTNAFSDKGRFAELLQSIEVKVALNPRAPLIGAAHYGLMLLGRHS; encoded by the coding sequence CTTGTAGGGGCACGTCGCCACGTGCCCCTACAAGGCACGTTCACCAATGCCTTCTCCGACAAGGGGCGCTTCGCCGAGCTACTTCAGTCAATCGAAGTAAAGGTCGCCCTCAACCCCCGCGCACCCCTGATCGGCGCCGCACACTACGGCCTCATGCTGTTAGGCCGGCACTCGTAA